A single window of Dermacentor albipictus isolate Rhodes 1998 colony chromosome 1, USDA_Dalb.pri_finalv2, whole genome shotgun sequence DNA harbors:
- the LOC139049611 gene encoding uncharacterized protein isoform X1: protein MTSQIKVQLQISALTLLACCLALASSHAGMEHGAGQHVYAGGEDYPHGFVVRTIHEGEDRHGDRGRGYGHGHRDYVNEPEYVVRSPYGALLQQSESQHMYATGAALSLGGALGHEHAAFFPGHMDDYLMAR from the coding sequence GTTCAACTGCAGATATCGGCGCTGACCCTGCTGGCGTGCTGCCTCGCGCTGGCTTCGAGCCATGCCGGTATGGAGCATGGCGCAGGACAGCACGTGTACGCGGGCGGCGAGGACTACCCGCACGGATTCGTGGTGCGCACCATCCACGAGGGCGAGGACCGGCACGGCGATCGGGGCCGGGGCTACGGTCACGGCCACCGGGACTACGTGAATGAGCCGGAGTATGTGGTGCGCAGCCCGTACGGCGCCCTTCTTCAGCAGTCTGAGTCGCAGCACATGTACGCCACCGGTGCAGCGCTGAGCCTTGGAGGCGCCCTGGGCCACGAGCACGCAGCCTTCTTTCCCGGACACATGGACGATTACCTGATGGCGAGATGA
- the LOC139049611 gene encoding uncharacterized protein isoform X2, with translation MTSQIKISALTLLACCLALASSHAGMEHGAGQHVYAGGEDYPHGFVVRTIHEGEDRHGDRGRGYGHGHRDYVNEPEYVVRSPYGALLQQSESQHMYATGAALSLGGALGHEHAAFFPGHMDDYLMAR, from the coding sequence ATATCGGCGCTGACCCTGCTGGCGTGCTGCCTCGCGCTGGCTTCGAGCCATGCCGGTATGGAGCATGGCGCAGGACAGCACGTGTACGCGGGCGGCGAGGACTACCCGCACGGATTCGTGGTGCGCACCATCCACGAGGGCGAGGACCGGCACGGCGATCGGGGCCGGGGCTACGGTCACGGCCACCGGGACTACGTGAATGAGCCGGAGTATGTGGTGCGCAGCCCGTACGGCGCCCTTCTTCAGCAGTCTGAGTCGCAGCACATGTACGCCACCGGTGCAGCGCTGAGCCTTGGAGGCGCCCTGGGCCACGAGCACGCAGCCTTCTTTCCCGGACACATGGACGATTACCTGATGGCGAGATGA